A window of the Zootoca vivipara chromosome 14, rZooViv1.1, whole genome shotgun sequence genome harbors these coding sequences:
- the MEX3B gene encoding RNA-binding protein MEX3B produces MPSSLFADMERNGSGGGGGGGGGGETLDDQRALQIALDQLSLLGLDNDETGSLYDNEPRKKSVNMTECVPVPSSEHVAEIVGRQGCKIKALRAKTNTYIKTPVRGEEPLFVVTGRKEDVAMARREIISAAEHFSMIRASRNKNTVLNGTVPSPPNLPGQTTIQVRVPYRVVGLVVGPKGATIKRIQQQTHTYIVTPSRDKEPVFEVTGMPENVDRAREEIEAHIAMRTGGIIELTDDNDFHANGTDVGFELAGGGAGSLWSKPTPPPPPPPPPPPPPPPLPSSSSITPTPGRKPFCSYRNDSSSSLGSASTDSYFGNGVGGGGSSTRLADYSPPSPSLSYPHHNGNNNNNGYGVYGGGGEVLSSPDCCASELPPFDSPPGFDLAPAPPPGAPLLWSQFERGPSSPGAVAFPAAGGGGGGAPPANANLALLVSSGGQRRGAGPPPPPPPPPTRLSPPLHVGAGGVALEQHPLARRVRSDPGGRLIAAAVAAAAAAAAAAAAASSPSVPSSSPSPCSYPLYANGLGCHLPGLPSDSSASSSSSSSSSSSSSCSSSGLRRKGSRDCSVCFESEVIAALVPCGHNLFCMECANRICEKTEPQCPVCHSAVTQAIRIFS; encoded by the exons ATGCCCAGCTCCTTGTTTGCCGACATGGAGAGGAATGGGAGCGGAGGAggcggtggtggaggaggaggcggggagaCCCTGGATGACCAAAGAGCCCTTCAGATCGCTTTGGATCAGCTCTCCCTGCTGGGCTTGGACAACGACGAGACGGGCTCCCTTTACGACAACGAGCCGCGCAAGAAGAGCGTGAACATGACCGAATGCGTCCCGGTGCCCAGCTCGGAGCATGTCGCCGAGATCGTGGGCAGGCAAG GTTGTAAAATCAAAGCGTTGCGGGCCAAAACCAACACCTACATCAAGACCCCGGTCCGCGGGGAGGAGCCGCTCTTCGTTGTCACGGGCAGGAAGGAAGATGTGGCCATGGCCCGGAGGGAGATCATTTCGGCGGCGGAACACTTCTCCATGATCCGCGCCTCCCGGAACAAAAACACCGTGCTCAACGGCACGGTGCCCAGCCCGCCCAACCTGCCGGGCCAAACCACCATCCAAGTGCGGGTACCTTACCGGGTGGTGGGCCTCGTGGTGGGGCCCAAGGGGGCCACGATCAAGCGCATCCAGCAGCAAACGCACACCTACATCGTGACGCCCAGCCGCGACAAAGAGCCCGTCTTCGAGGTGACGGGCATGCCGGAGAACGTGGACCGCGCGCGGGAGGAGATCGAGGCGCACATCGCCATGCGCACGGGCGGCATCATCGAGCTCACCGACGACAACGACTTCCACGCCAACGGCACCGACGTGGGCTTCGAGCTGGCCGGCGGCGGCGCCGGAAGCCTCTGGAGCAAGCCCACGCCGCCCCCTCCTccgccgccccctcctcctcctccgccccctcCACTGCCCTCCTCTTCCAGCATCACCCCGACGCCGGGCCGCAAGCCCTTCTGCAGCTACCGCAACGACAGCTCCAGCTCGCTGGGCAGCGCTTCCACCGACTCGTACTTCGGCAATGGCgtcggaggcggcggcagcagcacccgCTTGGCCGACTACAGCCCGCCCAGCCCGTCGCTCAGCTACCCGCACCAcaacggcaacaacaacaacaacggctacGGCGTctatggcggcggcggcgaggtgCTCTCGTCGCCCGACTGCTGCGCCTCCGAGCTGCCGCCCTTCGATTCCCCGCCCGGCTTCGACTTGGCGCCGGCGCCTCCGCCCGGCGCGCCGCTGCTCTGGTCGCAGTTCGAGCGCGGGCCCTCGTCGCCCGGAGCCGTCGCATTTCCCGCcgctggtggtggtggcggcggcgcgcCTCCGGCGAACGCCAACCTGGCCTTGCTGGTGAGCAGCGGAGGGCAGAGGCGGGGCGCTGGGCCGCCTccgcccccgcctcctcctcccacgCGCCTTTCCCCGCCTCTGCACGTCGGGGCGGGAGGCGTGGCGCTCGAGCAGCACCCGCTGGCGCGCCGGGTGCGCAGCGACCCGGGAGGCCGCCTCATCGCCGCCGctgtggccgctgctgctgccgccgccgcggccGCCGCAGCCGCTTCGTCCCCGTCCGTCCCGTCGTCGTCGCCGTCGCCCTGCTCCTACCCCCTGTACGCCAACGGGCTGGGCTGCCACTTGCCGGGCCTGCCGTCGGATTCGTCGGCGTCGTCGTCCTCGTCGTCCAGCTCCTCTTCCAGCTCGTCCTGCTCGTCGTCGGGCCTGCGGAGGAAAGGCAGCCGCGACTGCTCGGTGTGCTTCGAGAGCGAGGTGATCGCGGCGCTGGTGCCCTGCGGCCACAACCTCTTCTGCATGGAGTGTGCCAACCGCATCTGCGAAAAGACGGAGCCCCAGTGCCCCGTGTGCCACAGCGCCGTCACTCAGGCCATCCGGATCTTTTCCTAA